Proteins from one Diorhabda carinulata isolate Delta chromosome 10, icDioCari1.1, whole genome shotgun sequence genomic window:
- the LOC130898386 gene encoding myb-like protein X isoform X3: protein MKLKNSKIRHVKKQMLDKLKLTKPTVYDPEFKKTVVSFAEKKGNKEARRLYGVPEYNIRRWRCKTRLLMQKQEKNIIPKEVKESDTLDSMPLEQRLKAPTTAATVLTAPPEAPVSEQLLQSQPLSPTKLKVTRQLKPSAPSPILPPPAIEEVCLKWNSHHSNMQHTFPNLLLREQYVDATLVADGQTLKCHRVILSSCSPYFEEVLASISPYQHPVLFMKDIPFWILKCLCDFMYSGEVHILQNKLEELLAVAEMLKIKGLAGQRDMNMIDAKPEFIVPIKEEKIDEKEKELRKKEDREFKRKEEKEVKKKEEKEIKKKEEKEVKKREEKEVKKKEEKDIKKKEEKELKKKEEKEIKKKDEMKISEIKPLKKREEKDLTRKEEKQTKKKEETKEIKEKKRVTIIPSPEKPVVKSSKVPKVVIQNPVPILKNKQKSFVESKKRDKRLEKEKLPVIEKIPITKDTPSTSDFSNPFGLLKPVYEEVTKDPKPNKLPVTRDPKNVNVKRTLQKKLKKRKLMDDREESPPPALSRKGTRSRPRSKVAKYFHPASDLSYDESTIVREPHTDQADSFVQIQDIKSEPLYDDSIEIEDNLVGFSESSVSVEEQLIGCYDSSFDNFGRRITRRSKPIIMDVQSITHKPEEQHTLKIVNVAELKAIKDPLEDPLGLNQSSSDNTTMVDQTDNSLGFHISEVVTEKDDSQSSDVCREMGFKITNVVSEQEEDRRMEQLTTEIEVSYEEEQEFNEFDETASQNEDQKPILTLIETEDSNSNPLGKQMIQLLLVGNEATTSMSHSQDNTIQNKIDTSEDDELISCPANFSFKIKEELLTENEQNINKIDEEDIQPMTQQITLIQESRQLETDQVVQETLTVTSSYNTLQTIANEEKFDHENEQTPTISIIPEAHFSDEIDTDTDKNDVKTETIQMQSTSSNTNQAIDTDELNKTYSVDEKPISISYSSLHKDYTLDDSKMDQICHFEDSSKVSDDKNNQNDIDDYQMEAQFAPQSGNIPIDHQNISENNPENMDHEISEGFGDLGRNLTSKPNSDEIQPMDEDYGEENNCYRSESADNSSTDCQQVTGELLDPKNQYLIKKSNTLDMLQIQPPLKDQNNLSTLVENDSMYQQTINMSQKTDFVDQNSSQIENIALVSCINNKASFDISNTENEVQPDYRRKEESSETIHTDEYSSIYDEESSSNIPQREILPSRDENQTVNNRFEKSSYDVLSHVVSYKENQPICIQENNSGTTKTAIVLSDSIQPVGNSFTESSSALSHIVSYDENQPVCIQESTSYGPPLSDEIHTISFERSSEVAAGACDEKHFTTNNLEDHRQDKNNFDRNNTSDPHLLVSSCDESQRRDNIESSSSVSKVPELSYNENELVYQDSSFNTQLQLPNNESDLINKFVGVHLTQSQNNLIESQPMETDHNELMSQTDENHYKDSNSQLLQHNKQSYSPEEKYTTEHVLINSLSELDCDINNRSGEIPSTPFSLCENVQPLDFNQKETILPQQIPENSAGPNKSNLLETDLDNSHVPYERCGNVNSSNVQVESVPVVSETVRDHKSRAVDFPLGPEEMSSSNEPGFHIAQVISEQIAEIEGSRVNEQFVSDTSSVNKCENKVSNSNELESIVDDLSKIVEGSCEESSIADDTNSIADSLENLLQNFDVLGLIKTLSTCLLDDHEVIVAGNVACIQFLFISYV from the exons ATGAagttaaaaaattctaaaatacgTCATGTTAAAAAACAAATGCTAGACAAGTTAAAGTTAACCAAACCTACAGTATATGATccagaatttaaaaaaactgttgtAAGTTTTGCTGAAAAAAAAGGTAACAAAGAAGCTCGAAGACTTTATGGAGTGCCTGAATATAACATCAGGAGGTGGAGGTGCAAGACTAGACTTCTTATGCAAAAgcaggaaaaaaatattattcctaAAGAAGTTAAGGAAAGTGACACCTTAG ATTCTATGCCATTAGAACAGCGACTGAAAGCTCCTACGACGGCAGCAACAGTATTAACTGCACCACCTGAAGCACCAGTATCAGAACAACTCTTACAGAGTCAACCCCTATCCCCAACAAAACTGAAAGTAACAAGACAACTAAAGCCATCAGCACCTTCACCTATACTACCTCCCCCGGCCATAGAAGAGGTGTGTCTTAAATGGAACAGTCACCATTCCAATATGCAGCatacttttccaaatttattgCTCCGAGAACAATATGTAGATGCTACTCTTGTTGCTGATGGTCAGACTTTGAAATGTCATAGG gttattttaTCATCATGTAGTCCTTATTTCGAAGAAGTCCTTGCGAGTATTAGCCCATATCAACATCCAGTATTGTTTATGAAGGATATACCTTTCTGGATTTTGAAATGCCTTTGTGATTTTATGTATTCTGGGGAAGTACACATTCTTCAGAATAAGCTAGAAGAATTACTTGCTGTGGCGGAAATGCTCAAG ATAAAAGGACTTGCTGGTCAACGTGACATGAATATGATAGACGCAAAACCAGAATTTATAGTTCCcattaaagaagagaaaattgatgaaaaggaaaaagaatTGAGGAAGAAAGAAGACAGAGAATTCAAGAGAAAGGAAGAAAAAGAAGTtaagaaaaaggaagaaaaggaaatcaaaaagaaagaGGAAAAAGAAGTGAAGAAGAGAGAGGAAAAGGaagtaaaaaagaaagaagaaaaagacatcaaaaagaaagaagaaaaggagttaaaaaagaaagaagaaaaagaaatcaaaaagaaagatgaaatgaaaatatcagaaattaaaCCATTGAAGAAAAGGGAAGAAAAAGACCTTactagaaaagaagaaaagcaaactaagaaaaaagaagaaacaaaagaaatcaaGGAAAAGAAAAGAGTGACAATAATTCCATCACCAGAAAAACCAGTTGTTAAAAGCTCTAAAGTTCCTAAAGTTGTAATTCAAAATCCAGTACcgatattgaaaaacaaacaaaaaagttttgttgaatCGAAAAAACGTGAcaaaagattagaaaaagagAAACTGCCAGTGATAGAAAAAATACCGATAACTAAAGATACTCCAAGTACAAGTGATTTTTCAAATCCTTTTGGTCTTCTCAAACCTGTATATGAAGAAGTAACAAAAGATCCAAAACCAAATAAACTTCCTGTTACCAGGGATCCCAAAAATGTTAATGTAAAACGTactttacagaaaaaattaaagaagagGAAGTTAATGGATGATAGAGAGGAG agtCCACCACCAGCACTCTCACGAAAAGGTACTCGCTCACGTCCAAGAAGCAAAGTAGCAAAATATTTCCATCCTGCCTCTGATCTGAGCTATGATGAATCCACAATTGTTAGAGAACCTCATACAGATCAAGCAGATTCTTTTGTGCAAATACAAGATATCAAATCTGAACCCCTGTATGACGATTCAATAGAAATAGAAGACAATCTCGTTGGTTTTAGTGAATCTTCTGTATCTGTAGAGGAGCAATTGATCGGTTGCTATGACAGtagttttgataattttggtAGACGTATTACTAGGCGTTCTAAACCCATAATAATGGATGTTCAAAGTATAACTCATAAACCTGAAGAACAACATactttaaaaattgttaatgttGCCGAATTAAAAGCCATTAAAGATCCATTGGAAGACCCGCTTGGACTTAACCAAAGTAGCTCAGATAATACTACAATGGTTGATCAGACTGACAACTCGTTGGGGTTTCATATAAGTGAAGTAGTAACAGAAAAAGATGATAGTCAATCATCTGATGTATGCAGAGAAATGggatttaaaattacaaatgtTGTGAGCGAACAGGAAGAAGATAGAAGAATGGAACAACTAACTACTGAAATAGAAGTATCATACGAAGAAGAACAGGAGTTTAATGAATTTGATGAAACAGCATCTCAAAATGAAGACCAGAAACCCATTTTAACATTGATTGAAACTGAAGATAGTAACTCAAATCCTCTGGGAAAACAAATGATTCAATTATTACTAGTAGGAAATGAAGCAACAACTTCAATGAGTCACAGTCAAGAcaatacaattcaaaataaaatagataccAGTGAAGATGATGAATTAATTAGTTGTCCAGCTAACTTTTCGTTcaaaattaaagaagaattGCTTACAGAAAATGAACAGAATATTAATAAGATAGATGAAGAAGATATACAACCTATGACTCAACAAATAACATTGATTCAAGAATCAAGACAGTTAGAAACTGATCAAGTTGTCCAAGAAACATTAACAGTCACTTCATCTTATAATACCTTGCAAACTATtgcaaatgaagaaaaattcgATCATGAAAATGAACAAACTCCAACAATTTCCATAATTCCAGAGGCACACTTCAGTGATGAAATCGATACCGATACTGataaaaatgatgtaaaaacaGAAACCATACAAATGCAATCTACAAGCTCAAATACTAACCAAGCTATTGATACTGACGAACTTAATAAAACATATTCAGTGGATGAAAAACCAATATCAATAAGCTATTCAAGTTTACATAAAGATTACACATTAGATGATTCAAAAATGGATCAGATTTGTCACTTTGAAGATAGTTCAAAAGTATCTGAtgataaaaataaccaaaacgATATTGATGACTATCAAATGGAGGCCCAATTTGCTCCTCAATCGGGGAATATTCCAATAGATCACCAAAATATATCTGAAAACAATCCCGAAAATATGGATCACGAAATTAGTGAAGGTTTTGGTGATTTAGGAAGAAATCTAACCTCGAAACCCAATTCTGATGAAATTCAGCCAATGGATGAAGATTATGGAGAAGAAAACAACTGTTATAGAAGTGAATCTGCAGATAATTCTTCTACAGACTGTCAACAAGTTACTGGAGAACTCCTTgatccaaaaaatcaatatttgataaAGAAATCAAATACATTGGATATGCTCCAAATTCAACCTCCACTTAAAGATCAGAATAATTTGTCTACACTCGTTGAAAATGATTCCATGTACCAACAAACTATTAATATGTCTCAGAAAACTGATTTTGTTGATCAAAATTCAtcacaaatagaaaatattgcaCTTGTGAGTTGTATCAATAACAAGGCTAGTTTTGATATATCAAATACTGAAAATGAGGTTCAACCTGATtatagaagaaaagaagaaagttCTGAAACAATCCACACTGATGAATATTCATCGATATATGATGAAGAAAGTAGTTCTAATATTCCACAAAGGGAAATACTACCGTCTCGAGATGAAAATCAAACAGTGAACAATAGGTTTGAAAAAAGCAGTTATGATGTTTTATCACATGTAGTATCATATAAAGAAAACCAACCTATATGTATCCAAGAGAATAATTCAGGTACTACAAAGACTGCAATAGTACTTTCTGATAGTATTCAACCTGTAGGTAACAGTTTTACTGAAAGTAGTTCTGCTTTATCACATATAGTATCATATGATGAAAACCAACCTGTCTGTATCCAAGAAAGTACTTCATATGGTCCACCACTTTCTGATGAAATTCATACTATAAGTTTTGAAAGAAGTAGTGAAGTTGCGGCAGGTGCTTGtgatgaaaaacattttacaacTAATAATCTTGAGGATCATCgacaagataaaaataattttgacagaAATAATACTAGTGATCCGCATCTATTAGTATCTTCATGTGATGAAAGTCAACGTAGAGATAACATTGAAAGTAGTTCAAGTGTTTCTAAGGTTCCAGAGCTGTCATATAACGAAAATGAATTGGTCTATCAAGATAGTAGTTTCAATACACAACTTCAATTACCTAATAATGAAAGTGATCTGATAAACAAATTTGTTGGAGTACATTTAACTCAATCACAGAATAATCTGATAGAAAGTCAACCAATGGAAACTGATCACAATGAATTGATGTCACAAACAGATGAAAAtcattataaagattcaaattcACAGTTGCTGCAACATAATAAGCAGAGTTATAGTCcagaagaaaaatatactacagaacatgttttaataaatagtttatcaGAATTAGATTGTGATATTAACAATAGAAGTGGAGAAATTCCTTCAACTCCATTTTCTTTATGTGAAAATGTCCAACCTCTTGATTTCAATCAAAAAGAAACCATTTTACCACAGCAAATTCCTGAAAACTCTGCAGGTCCAAATAAGTCAAACTTATTGGAAACTGACTTAGATAATAGCCATGTACCATATGAAAGGTGTGGCAATGTAAATAGTTCTAACGTACAAGTAGAGTCTGTACCTGTTGTTTCAGAAACTGTTCGAGATCATAAATCTCGAGCTGTCGATTTTCCTCTTGGACCTGAAGAAatgagtagttcaaatgaaccagGTTTTCACATTGCCCAAGTTATAAGTGAACAGATAGCAGAAATAGAAGGAAGTAGAGTTAACGAACAATTTGTTAGTGATACTAGCAGTGTGAATAAATGTGAAAACAAAGTTAGTAATAGTAATGAATTGGAATCGATCGTTGATGATTTATCTAAAATTGTGGAAGGTTCGTGTGAAGAATCGAGTATTGCGGATGATACTAACTCTATAGCTGATAGTCTCGAGAATCTCTTACAAAA ttttGACGTCctaggtttaataaaaacattgagcacttgtctgcttgatgatcacgaggttatcgttgccggcaacgtagcGTGTATACAGTtcttatttattagttacgtataa
- the LOC130898386 gene encoding myb-like protein X isoform X1: MAEVLKKHRKSNFSQDEIEVLMKTVGNHYETLYGEFSKKAINKIARHRAWLEVTKEVNSVSMEKRTLQEVKNKWKKCQHLYHPDDFIGVKYYEDEVLDVTNVWEPLTELDDEDSMPLEQRLKAPTTAATVLTAPPEAPVSEQLLQSQPLSPTKLKVTRQLKPSAPSPILPPPAIEEVCLKWNSHHSNMQHTFPNLLLREQYVDATLVADGQTLKCHRVILSSCSPYFEEVLASISPYQHPVLFMKDIPFWILKCLCDFMYSGEVHILQNKLEELLAVAEMLKIKGLAGQRDMNMIDAKPEFIVPIKEEKIDEKEKELRKKEDREFKRKEEKEVKKKEEKEIKKKEEKEVKKREEKEVKKKEEKDIKKKEEKELKKKEEKEIKKKDEMKISEIKPLKKREEKDLTRKEEKQTKKKEETKEIKEKKRVTIIPSPEKPVVKSSKVPKVVIQNPVPILKNKQKSFVESKKRDKRLEKEKLPVIEKIPITKDTPSTSDFSNPFGLLKPVYEEVTKDPKPNKLPVTRDPKNVNVKRTLQKKLKKRKLMDDREESPPPALSRKGTRSRPRSKVAKYFHPASDLSYDESTIVREPHTDQADSFVQIQDIKSEPLYDDSIEIEDNLVGFSESSVSVEEQLIGCYDSSFDNFGRRITRRSKPIIMDVQSITHKPEEQHTLKIVNVAELKAIKDPLEDPLGLNQSSSDNTTMVDQTDNSLGFHISEVVTEKDDSQSSDVCREMGFKITNVVSEQEEDRRMEQLTTEIEVSYEEEQEFNEFDETASQNEDQKPILTLIETEDSNSNPLGKQMIQLLLVGNEATTSMSHSQDNTIQNKIDTSEDDELISCPANFSFKIKEELLTENEQNINKIDEEDIQPMTQQITLIQESRQLETDQVVQETLTVTSSYNTLQTIANEEKFDHENEQTPTISIIPEAHFSDEIDTDTDKNDVKTETIQMQSTSSNTNQAIDTDELNKTYSVDEKPISISYSSLHKDYTLDDSKMDQICHFEDSSKVSDDKNNQNDIDDYQMEAQFAPQSGNIPIDHQNISENNPENMDHEISEGFGDLGRNLTSKPNSDEIQPMDEDYGEENNCYRSESADNSSTDCQQVTGELLDPKNQYLIKKSNTLDMLQIQPPLKDQNNLSTLVENDSMYQQTINMSQKTDFVDQNSSQIENIALVSCINNKASFDISNTENEVQPDYRRKEESSETIHTDEYSSIYDEESSSNIPQREILPSRDENQTVNNRFEKSSYDVLSHVVSYKENQPICIQENNSGTTKTAIVLSDSIQPVGNSFTESSSALSHIVSYDENQPVCIQESTSYGPPLSDEIHTISFERSSEVAAGACDEKHFTTNNLEDHRQDKNNFDRNNTSDPHLLVSSCDESQRRDNIESSSSVSKVPELSYNENELVYQDSSFNTQLQLPNNESDLINKFVGVHLTQSQNNLIESQPMETDHNELMSQTDENHYKDSNSQLLQHNKQSYSPEEKYTTEHVLINSLSELDCDINNRSGEIPSTPFSLCENVQPLDFNQKETILPQQIPENSAGPNKSNLLETDLDNSHVPYERCGNVNSSNVQVESVPVVSETVRDHKSRAVDFPLGPEEMSSSNEPGFHIAQVISEQIAEIEGSRVNEQFVSDTSSVNKCENKVSNSNELESIVDDLSKIVEGSCEESSIADDTNSIADSLENLLQNFDVLGLIKTLSTCLLDDHEVIVAGNVACIQFLFISYV; this comes from the exons ATGGCCGAAGTGctaaaaaaacatagaaaaagcaatttttcacAAGATGAAATAGAAGTTTTAATGAAAACAGTTGGTAATCACTACGAAACCTTGTATGGAGAATTCTCTAAAAAGGCTATCAACAAAATTGCTAGACATAGAGCCTGGCTAGAAGTGACAAAAGAGGTCAATTCAGTGAGTATGGAAAAAAGGACATTGcaagaagtaaaaaataagtgGAAGAAATGTCAACATCTATATCATCCAGATGATTTTATAGGTGTTAAATACTACGAAGACGAGG taTTGGATGTGACTAATGTTTGGGAACCACTGACTGAACTCGACGATGAAG ATTCTATGCCATTAGAACAGCGACTGAAAGCTCCTACGACGGCAGCAACAGTATTAACTGCACCACCTGAAGCACCAGTATCAGAACAACTCTTACAGAGTCAACCCCTATCCCCAACAAAACTGAAAGTAACAAGACAACTAAAGCCATCAGCACCTTCACCTATACTACCTCCCCCGGCCATAGAAGAGGTGTGTCTTAAATGGAACAGTCACCATTCCAATATGCAGCatacttttccaaatttattgCTCCGAGAACAATATGTAGATGCTACTCTTGTTGCTGATGGTCAGACTTTGAAATGTCATAGG gttattttaTCATCATGTAGTCCTTATTTCGAAGAAGTCCTTGCGAGTATTAGCCCATATCAACATCCAGTATTGTTTATGAAGGATATACCTTTCTGGATTTTGAAATGCCTTTGTGATTTTATGTATTCTGGGGAAGTACACATTCTTCAGAATAAGCTAGAAGAATTACTTGCTGTGGCGGAAATGCTCAAG ATAAAAGGACTTGCTGGTCAACGTGACATGAATATGATAGACGCAAAACCAGAATTTATAGTTCCcattaaagaagagaaaattgatgaaaaggaaaaagaatTGAGGAAGAAAGAAGACAGAGAATTCAAGAGAAAGGAAGAAAAAGAAGTtaagaaaaaggaagaaaaggaaatcaaaaagaaagaGGAAAAAGAAGTGAAGAAGAGAGAGGAAAAGGaagtaaaaaagaaagaagaaaaagacatcaaaaagaaagaagaaaaggagttaaaaaagaaagaagaaaaagaaatcaaaaagaaagatgaaatgaaaatatcagaaattaaaCCATTGAAGAAAAGGGAAGAAAAAGACCTTactagaaaagaagaaaagcaaactaagaaaaaagaagaaacaaaagaaatcaaGGAAAAGAAAAGAGTGACAATAATTCCATCACCAGAAAAACCAGTTGTTAAAAGCTCTAAAGTTCCTAAAGTTGTAATTCAAAATCCAGTACcgatattgaaaaacaaacaaaaaagttttgttgaatCGAAAAAACGTGAcaaaagattagaaaaagagAAACTGCCAGTGATAGAAAAAATACCGATAACTAAAGATACTCCAAGTACAAGTGATTTTTCAAATCCTTTTGGTCTTCTCAAACCTGTATATGAAGAAGTAACAAAAGATCCAAAACCAAATAAACTTCCTGTTACCAGGGATCCCAAAAATGTTAATGTAAAACGTactttacagaaaaaattaaagaagagGAAGTTAATGGATGATAGAGAGGAG agtCCACCACCAGCACTCTCACGAAAAGGTACTCGCTCACGTCCAAGAAGCAAAGTAGCAAAATATTTCCATCCTGCCTCTGATCTGAGCTATGATGAATCCACAATTGTTAGAGAACCTCATACAGATCAAGCAGATTCTTTTGTGCAAATACAAGATATCAAATCTGAACCCCTGTATGACGATTCAATAGAAATAGAAGACAATCTCGTTGGTTTTAGTGAATCTTCTGTATCTGTAGAGGAGCAATTGATCGGTTGCTATGACAGtagttttgataattttggtAGACGTATTACTAGGCGTTCTAAACCCATAATAATGGATGTTCAAAGTATAACTCATAAACCTGAAGAACAACATactttaaaaattgttaatgttGCCGAATTAAAAGCCATTAAAGATCCATTGGAAGACCCGCTTGGACTTAACCAAAGTAGCTCAGATAATACTACAATGGTTGATCAGACTGACAACTCGTTGGGGTTTCATATAAGTGAAGTAGTAACAGAAAAAGATGATAGTCAATCATCTGATGTATGCAGAGAAATGggatttaaaattacaaatgtTGTGAGCGAACAGGAAGAAGATAGAAGAATGGAACAACTAACTACTGAAATAGAAGTATCATACGAAGAAGAACAGGAGTTTAATGAATTTGATGAAACAGCATCTCAAAATGAAGACCAGAAACCCATTTTAACATTGATTGAAACTGAAGATAGTAACTCAAATCCTCTGGGAAAACAAATGATTCAATTATTACTAGTAGGAAATGAAGCAACAACTTCAATGAGTCACAGTCAAGAcaatacaattcaaaataaaatagataccAGTGAAGATGATGAATTAATTAGTTGTCCAGCTAACTTTTCGTTcaaaattaaagaagaattGCTTACAGAAAATGAACAGAATATTAATAAGATAGATGAAGAAGATATACAACCTATGACTCAACAAATAACATTGATTCAAGAATCAAGACAGTTAGAAACTGATCAAGTTGTCCAAGAAACATTAACAGTCACTTCATCTTATAATACCTTGCAAACTATtgcaaatgaagaaaaattcgATCATGAAAATGAACAAACTCCAACAATTTCCATAATTCCAGAGGCACACTTCAGTGATGAAATCGATACCGATACTGataaaaatgatgtaaaaacaGAAACCATACAAATGCAATCTACAAGCTCAAATACTAACCAAGCTATTGATACTGACGAACTTAATAAAACATATTCAGTGGATGAAAAACCAATATCAATAAGCTATTCAAGTTTACATAAAGATTACACATTAGATGATTCAAAAATGGATCAGATTTGTCACTTTGAAGATAGTTCAAAAGTATCTGAtgataaaaataaccaaaacgATATTGATGACTATCAAATGGAGGCCCAATTTGCTCCTCAATCGGGGAATATTCCAATAGATCACCAAAATATATCTGAAAACAATCCCGAAAATATGGATCACGAAATTAGTGAAGGTTTTGGTGATTTAGGAAGAAATCTAACCTCGAAACCCAATTCTGATGAAATTCAGCCAATGGATGAAGATTATGGAGAAGAAAACAACTGTTATAGAAGTGAATCTGCAGATAATTCTTCTACAGACTGTCAACAAGTTACTGGAGAACTCCTTgatccaaaaaatcaatatttgataaAGAAATCAAATACATTGGATATGCTCCAAATTCAACCTCCACTTAAAGATCAGAATAATTTGTCTACACTCGTTGAAAATGATTCCATGTACCAACAAACTATTAATATGTCTCAGAAAACTGATTTTGTTGATCAAAATTCAtcacaaatagaaaatattgcaCTTGTGAGTTGTATCAATAACAAGGCTAGTTTTGATATATCAAATACTGAAAATGAGGTTCAACCTGATtatagaagaaaagaagaaagttCTGAAACAATCCACACTGATGAATATTCATCGATATATGATGAAGAAAGTAGTTCTAATATTCCACAAAGGGAAATACTACCGTCTCGAGATGAAAATCAAACAGTGAACAATAGGTTTGAAAAAAGCAGTTATGATGTTTTATCACATGTAGTATCATATAAAGAAAACCAACCTATATGTATCCAAGAGAATAATTCAGGTACTACAAAGACTGCAATAGTACTTTCTGATAGTATTCAACCTGTAGGTAACAGTTTTACTGAAAGTAGTTCTGCTTTATCACATATAGTATCATATGATGAAAACCAACCTGTCTGTATCCAAGAAAGTACTTCATATGGTCCACCACTTTCTGATGAAATTCATACTATAAGTTTTGAAAGAAGTAGTGAAGTTGCGGCAGGTGCTTGtgatgaaaaacattttacaacTAATAATCTTGAGGATCATCgacaagataaaaataattttgacagaAATAATACTAGTGATCCGCATCTATTAGTATCTTCATGTGATGAAAGTCAACGTAGAGATAACATTGAAAGTAGTTCAAGTGTTTCTAAGGTTCCAGAGCTGTCATATAACGAAAATGAATTGGTCTATCAAGATAGTAGTTTCAATACACAACTTCAATTACCTAATAATGAAAGTGATCTGATAAACAAATTTGTTGGAGTACATTTAACTCAATCACAGAATAATCTGATAGAAAGTCAACCAATGGAAACTGATCACAATGAATTGATGTCACAAACAGATGAAAAtcattataaagattcaaattcACAGTTGCTGCAACATAATAAGCAGAGTTATAGTCcagaagaaaaatatactacagaacatgttttaataaatagtttatcaGAATTAGATTGTGATATTAACAATAGAAGTGGAGAAATTCCTTCAACTCCATTTTCTTTATGTGAAAATGTCCAACCTCTTGATTTCAATCAAAAAGAAACCATTTTACCACAGCAAATTCCTGAAAACTCTGCAGGTCCAAATAAGTCAAACTTATTGGAAACTGACTTAGATAATAGCCATGTACCATATGAAAGGTGTGGCAATGTAAATAGTTCTAACGTACAAGTAGAGTCTGTACCTGTTGTTTCAGAAACTGTTCGAGATCATAAATCTCGAGCTGTCGATTTTCCTCTTGGACCTGAAGAAatgagtagttcaaatgaaccagGTTTTCACATTGCCCAAGTTATAAGTGAACAGATAGCAGAAATAGAAGGAAGTAGAGTTAACGAACAATTTGTTAGTGATACTAGCAGTGTGAATAAATGTGAAAACAAAGTTAGTAATAGTAATGAATTGGAATCGATCGTTGATGATTTATCTAAAATTGTGGAAGGTTCGTGTGAAGAATCGAGTATTGCGGATGATACTAACTCTATAGCTGATAGTCTCGAGAATCTCTTACAAAA ttttGACGTCctaggtttaataaaaacattgagcacttgtctgcttgatgatcacgaggttatcgttgccggcaacgtagcGTGTATACAGTtcttatttattagttacgtataa